The DNA region gcctgttaaaaaaaaaatggaaaggaGAAAGAAAGGGTGAGTCTTAGTTAACTCAAGATCAGTACTTAATTTTATTGAGTTGGTAGAAGTTCAGAATTTTGTAGAACTTGAGACTGCTCTTCCGGTAAAATAGCTGCGGAGTGTAGTAGAAAAGAACTTCTATGGAGGAGGAAAGTGGAAACAAAAAGTGGTCTTTATGGAGGAAGATCATCTGAAAGAATTCGCATTCTCTATCAAAGTCCCTGTGTCTGGGTAAATAACAATGATGCTTGGTTCAGGTGGCACACTTTATGTAATGTCACGATGAAGTGCTGCATCCCACTTTAATAACCCTTGCATAATTGAGGGTCGGAAATGGTGGACTATTGTCTTCAACTCGTCTAATTCGTTAAATGTGCAAGATAAGTGACATTTATCTGGTAGTATAAAAGATGGAGAGCAGAAAGTTTAAAGTATACAAAGAAGAAGTAACATGAGACATACAGTTGGTCTAATAGGGAGATCAAATAGATGAGGTATTCCAAACTGCTGAACAACCTGCAAATATGATCAAACCATCAAGCATGTGCCATAGAGTATAAACAGTACATAGCTATTTATTATACTAAGTAATCATGAACATTTCTATATGGTTGTTCCTTAAATATGATGAAGCAGATAAAAAGTAAACAATCAGAGAGGTTATCCATGCCTCAGAACCTGAACCTCTACCAAATGGGTAATATCGTTTGCCATCAGCATCAAAATGACACATGTTCTCCACAACAGCGACGCAAGGAACCTTTTGcattaacaaacaaaaaatatacataAGTATCAAATGTAAACAATGTTATGTATGTGTGACTCAAATATGAGTGGCAAACACTTTGACATAAATATGAGTGGCAAACACTTTGACatacttcttctttttttgatatCAAAGAGGAAggattaacaaaaaaaaagtgtaagAGAGCTACAAGCATACGATTGAAAACAACAAAATGGAACAATTATGTTGTCAAATTGTAGAATAGCTACCTTAAGTTTTGAAAACATCCGAACTCCTTTTGCAACATCAATGAATGATAACTTTTGAGGAGTGGTAACAATTACAGCAGCAGTTAATGGGACTATCTGAAGATATATGCAACCAAAGCAAAATTGCATGAGatttggaaaataaaaaaaaaacattaacaaACAGACAAGGGACACCATATGGGCTTCATAAGCCAAATGTGATAGAGATGGCCAGATTTCACCCAAAAGGTGATCGACAGGCCTAAATTTCAGCTCAATATCAGTACAGAAGTAATCGGGCAGGCTTGATTTCAGCTCAATGGTGATCAAGCTGACCCGACTCAATGAGccaaattgaaatttgaaacaaGAGGAAGGAATAATGAGAGAGAAGAAATTATTAAATAGAACAGATTAATATTAGTCTACCAGTCCAGAACCTGGCATAAAGTGAGCTGAATATCTCCAGTTCCAGGAGGCATGTCAATAACAAGGTAATCCAGCTCGCCCCTACATTGCATAAAACAAATCAAGGCTACATATCAATCAGAAACCATCTTCCATATAATTTCTTAAGAGGATTAAAAGTAAAGTTCATAATATGAATGTAATTTATATATTCTTCAATAAATACTCGGGTGGGtcaataatatataataaagaaaacAGCATCACACAATCGATCTAATgcaaaatcataaaaaattggCATGGTTTGTTAAGCCAACATAGCATAAGTGTTTGTTTTAAGCTTTTCAGAAATGTATACCACTCAGTAGTAGTAAGAAGTTGGTTAATGACTCCAGAAACCATGGGGCCACGCATTATTGCACGTCCTTGCCCAGCAAATCCAAAAGAGACCAGCTTGACTCCCATGTACTCAGTTGGAATTATGGTCTTCTTCTCTGGATTCTGCAGCAATACTCTTAAAAAATGACGTTTGCAGCACTTTACTCAACTACATCTCAAAAATCAATTGATTTATCATTTATTACCATTTCTAAGATTCGACTTTCAGGAGAGACCATAGTTGGTAAGCTTGGACCATAAACATCAGCATCGAATATACCTACTCTAGCACCCATATCAGCCAAAGTGTATGCAAGGTTTACTGCAATAGTTGATTTTCCCACACCCCCCTGCAAATTTTGACATAAAAGGAATTCATGACATGAAACACAAATCACGGTAGATAAATTGGCATATAGTTCCAACTAGCAAAGCTTTTAGCTTCAACCCATGGTTGAAACACTATAGTTGTATTACTCTTTTAGAAGCATTCTTCATATGAAtttaaaaggaaaagaaaaaatctACAAAGTTGGAAGAGACGCATTCAGTTTAGGAAATCTTCAGATGCTATATATCAAACTACtttgcataaaaaaaaaactatatttaaCTCATTTACATACCACAAAGTCTTCAATAAACACGTGTAAAGGACAAACTTGTGGAAAACATATGACAGGACAGCACCACAAATCATGGAAAACAACTTAATATGAACGAACAAATATGATGAAGGAAAAACCTCCCAAGAAGATCAACCTTGCAACTGGACACAGCTATAATATTTGAAATTGTCTGTAGACCTGCTGGAAGTTGTTCTGCATATAAAGGTCTAGCTGGTTGTGCAGACATTGTGACTTTTACATTCTTGACCCAAGGGAGCATTGCTACCACTTCATTTGCCTGCTTCTCAAACTGCAATACATATATACTCATTTATAGTCTCAATAAAGTATCAAACTCAAACATCACATGTAGCGATGGGGAACGGGACATAATCAAGTAGGAAACGTTCTTGTCTTCATAAGGGAAAATAGATGcatgattttatttattatccCAGCTCTGTGAAGAATTTACAGAATAAAAAATCTAGCATGACAACCTACATCAGCTACAGATCAAACAAGGCAACTGTGTCATTTACCATGTCCTTGATTGGACATGCTGGTGTAGTGAGCTCTAACCGAAACGATACCTGAGATCCAAAGGAAAATCTTTTGGTGAGAATATTATCATTTACATGTATTTTGGAGAAAGTTTCAGTCTTGTGCTTTTAGACCTCTCCAAGATTTTTATCAGTCACTAGATCTTTCACAAATCCACAAGTTACAATATCTGTTCCAAAGTCGGGATCAATGATCTGAGACAAGGCTTTCAACACATCTTCCTCAGCTGTTCCAGTTGATATTGAAGAATTGCCAACTGCATATTAGAAAGAAAGCGCTAAATGAAACCGAAAGTCTGGAATGACATTGAGTACGAAAACCCACAGAATTAACAAACGGAGAAACTGCAAGTATTCCATTAACAAAACTCTTTTTTTTGGTTATCTGGTAAGACTGAAGGcatgtgatttttttatttcaagcaTCTGTGATGGGAACTTTCAAACTTTTCCCGTACATGTCCACTATGATATGCAATCTCAGTTGTCTCAACCTTAGCATTCAAAAGTCTAAATCACTTGTTGAATGTTAAAATATGAACCAATGGAGCCCTTCTAAGAGAATTCTATTTGAATGTCAATCTACAACATTCAAATCCTTTATagcaaaattatttaatattaccCAATGATAGGTATGAAAATTGAAAAGCTCATTTACCAAAACGGTAAAAGTAAAAGTCCTAGCCAAGTGTCAACCGAGATATCATAAATTCCTAGAAAGAAAATTTGGAttgtcttttcatttttttgtttctgACAGCAGAATAATATTATTGATTGAAGCTTTAAAACGTGGGAACACCCGTCCCACATAAGTATTTACATAAATGATTGACTATTATTTATGATTCATTACTTTGTATGAGTGTACAAATTGCCTCACCAGCCAAATCAGCCACTCTTAGCACTTAGCAGTATATGCCTTAAACTTTTAATCTGATCCCAAACCTTTACGATTTAGTGGTAAATGCCAtttcaaaaacaaataattCAACAAGAGATATTGACATTGAGCTGGTTAGACAACTATGTCTGCCAACAATACCAGGGAGATAAAGAGTTTCTACAGTCTCTACTCTCTGCCAATACAAGTAAGCTTGAATCTCAAACTTCATCCTCTGACAAACATCCTATTTGAATGCCTCTAAGATGTTAGTGAATTCATTGTACAGCAAGCTATCTCAGACCACTAACTTATACAGGAACCAGCAGAAAGAACACAAATTTTAATGCCCATAAGAATTAGAGTCTATATTCATTTCATcccaaaataaaattatgcagttttGCTCATTTATCAATCTTGCTAAGATTCTATAACAAGTTAGAAAAACTCTAGTGAGTTCAAAGTTGATCAAGCATTGGATTCACATTCATTGAGACATACCCAACAAACCCAGAACAAGAGTTCCATAAATTAAAACCACAATGATGATATTCTTATTCCTAATGCCCATAACCTTATTTACAAAACTTGAAgtaaattccaaaacttttgcACACAGTTGAGGCCCTGAACAGAAATTAATCATCTTCCATGCACAGAAAAGAAATCAAACTACCTTCAACAGAAGCAGCTCTGGCAGCACCGGAGCTCAAGGTAGCCCTTTTCTGAGTAGGAGTCCATAACGAACAAGGGTCTCTCTGGGACTGAAGAGAAGAATGAATGGCAAACAAAGGTGAAGACTTTACATTCACAGAAGGAAGCAAACCTGCAAAAAATCACATAGCATATCATTCATGTCAAAGGGTCATGACCCATGTTAGCTTGAGTTGAAAGAGTGTGAAGAATCAGTGGCATACCCCATGTTAACTGTGGTGGTTTTGAGGTTGGGATAGAAAGGTGAGGTGAAGATGGAGCATGAACAACTTGCATTGTGAGAGatagaagaagatgagtgaGTGACAGTTTGTGAGCCTCATGTTTCAGTTGctactttatattttttattcttcaAATTCAATCTGTTTTCTCAGCCAAGATaaacttcaataaaaaaaattattagaatgAAATTTGCTTTGCATTTGCTAAATCATTGATAGGTACTCCACTCCTTCTTTTCACAAAATAtcttgagaaagaagaagaaatacatatattttttttggtacagagaaaaaagaagaaatacaTATATTAAGAAAATGtgttttcctcttgtaaaaaaaaattaagaaaatgtaaataatattgttgatttgtaaaaatttattatttatttttcttttttacattttcaatAGATTTTTATCTCTTCTCATCAATTAATGCTTCAGTGATGTAATATATGTTAAAAGTAgttttaattgcacttttcatgTTTTTGGTTTGAATTATGCCAATTTTAGTCTCAACAGATTTAAGCCCtcaacattttttattattacaAGTCCTTCAATCACTACTATCCTACTTAAAACTCTTTTTTGGGTGAGTTCAAGCTGTTCACCGCCGACAACAATAATTAAGTTTTTCATCACGGGTGCTTGCACTAAACGGTAAACGACTGGATACTATATGCGCTCCATTCCTATGGGAGGATTGAACTCCCGACCTCATGATTAAGGATCGAAGTGAGCAAACTACTACGCCACACATTGTGAGTATTCTACTTAATACTCTAAAGTCCTCACTTTTTTTTGGAAAGCTATTataaattgaatcaatttttcttttgtactaAAAAAATCATTGAATTTCTTCTCATCAAAActcaataataaaaatattcaattttaatcacaAAATTGAAAATCTCAAATTTCTACTCCTAAACTTATTTATATCTTCATTTTAAATTGCATCATACATCCAATCCATCAtcaatttatttgaaaaaaaaaaagatttaatgAGTTTATGCATATGAAAATTGAGTTCAAGGTTGAACTtgcttaattttataaatagagacttggttaacttaaaaaaaattagagggaCTAACTTTCTGAATTTCCTCATCACCGTCCACTTAATTTTTTGACAGGGATTCTCGTCCACATCTCCGTCTCCACGAGACAATTCGCCAAGGTTGGGGCCCCAAATGGGGCAATCCCCGCAGGGTTCCCCATTTTCATGTGAAAATTGACATCCCTAATTCGACTCTAACATGATTGCCTCAGTAAAACGTACGTCTTATTTACACCATAAATAGTACTAAGTTGTGCTAggagtaagaaaaaaaataatactgtAATTAATTTATCATAGTTGTAAATTTTAGAAAAACACCGGATGAAGTGACTAGTCTACCGAACAATTGTAAATTTTGATTACACCGGTTTAGTTGGAACTCCGTCTATGCTTGCATAGCCAATCCCAAGCCCGGACAAAGGAGAAGGATTGTGTTAGGCTCAACAGCCAACACAAAACCCATCAATATCTTCAatagccgacctcacttagtggaATAAGGcttcttttgttgttgttatacACCGGCTTAGATGGGAACGGGTCAAGTGATAGTCCAACTAGCACGATATACTACATTCCAGTGTTAATCATCTCATCTGTCAGCACGGTACCTTACTAATCATGGTGACATGAGATCTACAACACCCAATGATGAGGGTAACAACTAACCAGAGACTCAACCAAGGTTGCATCAGTGGTTGGTTTACAGTGTATAGACATACATCAAAATAATCATAGTAGAAGCAGCTTTACTCTTTCCACAAAGTGAACCAGAGATTTGTCATCTGCCTGCTCACCAGCGAAATGGGTGACAAAACAACAAAGataacaaaagaaatgacatgGGATTAATAACCAGCGATCATATCATGTTGCTTGTCAAATGAAAGCAATAAGAAAAAAGTTCAACACTTAACTTCCATGACTAAATTCATAACTGAAATAATTGCAGTAATTAAGTAAAAGATAAAAAACATTCTACATCCTGAAACTTCATGTCCAAAAGATCCTCCCTTCAAGGAAAAATGAGTTACTGAATCTGCAATCATCAATGCGAGTACTTTTAGCAGGACAAAACTTGTCCCAGTAAAAATGAATCATGATGAATAATGAAAAAATGCCTGTACAACGAAGGCAAAATTAATCAGGATGATTTGTCACTTGTAAAATGGTGGCAGTCTTGATTGAAGCAAATGGTCCACACCCTTAATTCGGCGCCGCAGCCTTATTACTCAACCCAGTTCTCGGCCTCTTGTTGGATATAATATCAGAAAATGAATCAACTAGTTGCCCTGCCAAACTACTTGGATCatcaatcagagtttgaatgaaAGTATTAACCACCCTACGTTCTTGTTCTGTTGACCTTAAACTAAACCATGTCAGCAACTTCAACCTAAATTCCTGTTTGATATGACCCTTACATTCTAGCCAACGGATTACTTTCACGCAATACTCAAAGTTCTCATCTAATGAGGATGAAGCATCAGGTACGCGCAAAGGAGATCCATTTATCAAAGTGCTGTCACAATCATGGTTGTCTTCATTTGTGCTTGCTACCCTTTTCCTACTGGCATCTACACGCGAATCAACAGCGGGCACTTCCCCAGTTGGCCCTTGGGTCCAGGTTTGGGAACCACCACTGCCATGTGGTCTTGCTAAATTTTTCTCCAGATCATGAGAAGCAGCGTCGTCGTCTGCCTCAACAGTCTGTTGCAGAGTGCAGCCATTATCTTCATCCCTAGAAGACTCAAAAGGAGGAGTTAGATCTTCATTTAAATCAGGCACTGAAACAACATTTAGATCAAGGCCTCGTGAAACTGAAGGCAACTGCTCTTCTGGGTTGTTGCTAGGTTTGATCACTTCACTTTTCGCACAGCAGTTTTTCTTATCAGCACAGCAAAACCCCTCAAAGCAACCTTGTTCTTGAGCCCAAGCACGATGCAGAATTTTTCCAAGGTCCCGAACCTTAAAACCGGAGTCTGCGATTGTGGGATCAGGCTCCATTTTGGAGCCAGAAGAATTTCCCCCAGTTTCAAGGTTCTCCTTTTTATGATTTGAGGCAACTGGTGGAGATGGATCTTTTTCCAATATCTCAATGCTCTTGGTGAAACACTTGGCCTCAGAATGACCCAGGTCACCCACATCTGTAAAAGATACAATGCGAAAAGTATATTCTGTGCAAGGCTGGAGGCTGGATATCAAAATCCTCCTCTGAGCTTTCGGAAACACGCAGACAGGATCTTCAGTGTGTGATTCTTCCCTACTCATGTAATACCAGAGCTTGTATCCCTTAATGTCCTCAGAAGATACATTCGACATTTCAATCAAAATGATTTTGACTGAGGAAGCTGTTACCTCTTCAAAAACAAACTTGCAGGCAGCAGGGAGTGAATCCTCTGTGAGTTAAAGAAGCACACCATATCATATATACCGTATAAAAAAACATGTGCAAGAAAAACGAAATtgtatatttaaaaaatgaaagaaatagtTCCAACCTCTAGATTCTGGATTTACATTGGCCAGCCACTCATCAGCTTTCTGGATAGCCTGAATGCAGAGTTTCTGTACATCACTCGCAATAGGGAGTCTGCTGACAATGCCACGTGCCATCTTGGAAGAAACCCCATCAACTGGACCAACTTCCATTTCCAGTTTAGCCTTTGCCTCTTGTACAATGTTGTGCAGTTCTTTGAATCTGGAAGTCCCATCCAGAAGCCTGTAGCTCAAATATATCCTGTAACATAGTACATCTACACGACGGGCATCTTTTGCTATAGTTAACTGCTTCTTCCAACATCTGACATTGTTAAACATGAACCACCAATGTCATCAACGTATGGCTAAAAATTTAGTCAGCAACACACAAGAAACAAGCggtttaaatatatattattcaaATATCCTATTTCACAGTCAAATATAATGAAGTGAGAATGACAGTAATGGGATTCTTTGTCAGAAGCACACATCAAGGACAGCAAAAACTGTGCTAGCTGAAATTATGCTTTGTTGCTGCATGTATGTCAAGTGAATGAAGGAAAGGAGAGACAGGAAAGAGGGCCAAAATTCTTTATTAATTATCTTGGTTAATAgtgtatatataaaatatatataacgCAAGTAGATACATATTTTACTTCTCAAACACAGAAATCAGAATGATGAACCAAAAACCTCACTTTATCAACAGGAAAACGGCAATCGTGGTAAGAGGGAGGAAATTCTATCATGCAGCAGATGAAGGAAATTACTTACCCAAGTATCCCGGTAACTTTACCGCAGGAGGCACAACAATAGCCACCATCCAGTTGCATCAGTTGACCATGATCAACAACTCCCACTTTTTCATGTTGAAGAGCACACTCGATATGGCAAGACAACCCACAAGAGTCCCCTTGAGCAGATTCAGATGCGCATACCAACCAAAGACTAGGAtccttgttatcatcaaaaagGTGGCAAATACAGCAAGAGCACCTTCTACAAAATGTGTCATCTTTAGATAGAACAGCTCTGCAAGCAGAATTTTTACAGATCCAGGAGTCTGAATGTCCAAAATCAGAAGGCGGGTCAGGAGGAGGTATGAATCGCATGGGGTTTTCTCCCTTGCGATGCTGCTTCTTAGAAGACTGATTGCTGAGACTGGACACTTTTTTTGAGTCTTGTTTCTTGATAATCTTACTAGTGGACTTAGTTTCAGTCATCCTGCTTTTTGAAGAAACGTTCCTTTTGTCCTTATTAACGCACGTAGGAAGAAGTTCCTTCTTTGGACCAGATTTCACAAACTCCTGTAGGAGTTCGGAACTTCTTGAAGCATCATTTGAATGGCCATTTTTTTCTGGAGTACTTCGTACGCTGGACGAAAGGCTCTGAACACCCGAAGCTGGAGAGAAATGACAAACAACTGCAAAGTAAGTAGTCGGCGGTAAACAGAAGGACAATTCAATTAGAGGAAACTATGAAACCTAAACTCATGGACTGAGTTTGTTCAACATAAGAAAATAGCAAAGTTAGCAGATTAATTCAGAGTATAAATTCAGGTTCTACTAAAGAAACAAGTAGAAacatgttagaatataatataaatcatTTATGTGTCtacacccaacaacttaagaGCTTCTATGATCAAGTGGTCTAGACTATAATATAAATCATCAATAACATGTTAGAATATAACATAAATCATCTTTATTGTCTCATTATTCTAATAAACAATGTCAAGAGTTTCAAGCACAATGCAGGTAGGCATGTGCATTGTCCACGCTTCAAGTTTGATGGACTCTTGCACAAGCAGGTATGTTAGAAGTATAATATAACATCATTCATATGTCTTCATCCAGCAGCTCTAGTTTTTGGTATAGTTTGTTCATGACAAAATAATCTCAGTGCGGTTAAACCTTTGACAAAACTTGATCCTAATCATTTAAATTTAACATCAAATCTGAACTTATGCCGCTTCAGGTTAGCATAAATGGTCTCAGTCTCACTCTCTTACACCTTTGTCAGTATTGTTGTGCTCTTAGCACACCTATACCCCCTTTTCATGGGCAAACTCATATTACATTAGACATAGATTTAACAGTAGGGCAACCTGGAAATCCAAATACTGTAGTGACTACAGTGGGTTATGCTTGTTTCAAACTAGACATTGCTGTAGTACCTGCACTAGAATTATCCAAGAACCCTCCCTAATCTGTTTCAACAAAAGAATGGAAATAAATTATACAAAATAGCACATTACAGAAGGAAGCTACGAACAAgagaaaatatatattgaaCAAACTGATGGCAATCTGCATGAACCCAACGTAAATAATTTGAAGAACCAGAATTGTGCGAAAAaagattaaaacatatatcTAAAGTGTCAATTCCTgaaataacaattaacaaaGGATCGATATGCAAAATTGCAAACTCCAATAAAATTCAACATTTGCATATTTATTCCAAATATGTTACTAACGTAAAGCTGCTTTGCTCTGTATTATAAACCTAAAGCATTTGATCAAGAAGTGGCTGCCTAGTGTTAACTCCTAATTAGAATATAATCATtgtcttcaaaaacattcatcTTTGTATTGATGGAGACAATGTCAAATCCATATTTACTTTCAACCTTTTCAAAGGTTTCAGAAGTTTCAAACATTGATGTTAAAATTATGAGCAGATGCTGATATCATACTAAATC from Lotus japonicus ecotype B-129 chromosome 2, LjGifu_v1.2 includes:
- the LOC130738930 gene encoding fe-S cluster assembly factor HCF101, chloroplastic; the encoded protein is MQVVHAPSSPHLSIPTSKPPQLTWGLLPSVNVKSSPLFAIHSSLQSQRDPCSLWTPTQKRATLSSGAARAASVEVGNSSISTGTAEEDVLKALSQIIDPDFGTDIVTCGFVKDLVTDKNLGEVSFRLELTTPACPIKDMFEKQANEVVAMLPWVKNVKVTMSAQPARPLYAEQLPAGLQTISNIIAVSSCKGGVGKSTIAVNLAYTLADMGARVGIFDADVYGPSLPTMVSPESRILEMNPEKKTIIPTEYMGVKLVSFGFAGQGRAIMRGPMVSGVINQLLTTTEWGELDYLVIDMPPGTGDIQLTLCQIVPLTAAVIVTTPQKLSFIDVAKGVRMFSKLKVPCVAVVENMCHFDADGKRYYPFGRGSGSEVVQQFGIPHLFDLPIRPTLSASGDSGMPEVVADPQGEVSKIFQNLGVCVVQQCAKIRQQVSTAVTYDKSFKAIKVKVPDSDEQFFLHPATVRRNDRSAQSVDEWTGEQKLQYSDVPNDIEPEEIRPMGNYAVSITWPDGFSQIAPYDQLQMMERLVTVPQIE
- the LOC130738929 gene encoding VIN3-like protein 1 isoform X1, which produces MDLEYKIPSKASGVQSLSSSVRSTPEKNGHSNDASRSSELLQEFVKSGPKKELLPTCVNKDKRNVSSKSRMTETKSTSKIIKKQDSKKVSSLSNQSSKKQHRKGENPMRFIPPPDPPSDFGHSDSWICKNSACRAVLSKDDTFCRRCSCCICHLFDDNKDPSLWLVCASESAQGDSCGLSCHIECALQHEKVGVVDHGQLMQLDGGYCCASCGKVTGILGCWKKQLTIAKDARRVDVLCYRIYLSYRLLDGTSRFKELHNIVQEAKAKLEMEVGPVDGVSSKMARGIVSRLPIASDVQKLCIQAIQKADEWLANVNPESREDSLPAACKFVFEEVTASSVKIILIEMSNVSSEDIKGYKLWYYMSREESHTEDPVCVFPKAQRRILISSLQPCTEYTFRIVSFTDVGDLGHSEAKCFTKSIEILEKDPSPPVASNHKKENLETGGNSSGSKMEPDPTIADSGFKVRDLGKILHRAWAQEQGCFEGFCCADKKNCCAKSEVIKPSNNPEEQLPSVSRGLDLNVVSVPDLNEDLTPPFESSRDEDNGCTLQQTVEADDDAASHDLEKNLARPHGSGGSQTWTQGPTGEVPAVDSRVDASRKRVASTNEDNHDCDSTLINGSPLRVPDASSSLDENFEYCVKVIRWLECKGHIKQEFRLKLLTWFSLRSTEQERRVVNTFIQTLIDDPSSLAGQLVDSFSDIISNKRPRTGLSNKAAAPN
- the LOC130738929 gene encoding VIN3-like protein 1 isoform X2 — encoded protein: MTETKSTSKIIKKQDSKKVSSLSNQSSKKQHRKGENPMRFIPPPDPPSDFGHSDSWICKNSACRAVLSKDDTFCRRCSCCICHLFDDNKDPSLWLVCASESAQGDSCGLSCHIECALQHEKVGVVDHGQLMQLDGGYCCASCGKVTGILGCWKKQLTIAKDARRVDVLCYRIYLSYRLLDGTSRFKELHNIVQEAKAKLEMEVGPVDGVSSKMARGIVSRLPIASDVQKLCIQAIQKADEWLANVNPESREDSLPAACKFVFEEVTASSVKIILIEMSNVSSEDIKGYKLWYYMSREESHTEDPVCVFPKAQRRILISSLQPCTEYTFRIVSFTDVGDLGHSEAKCFTKSIEILEKDPSPPVASNHKKENLETGGNSSGSKMEPDPTIADSGFKVRDLGKILHRAWAQEQGCFEGFCCADKKNCCAKSEVIKPSNNPEEQLPSVSRGLDLNVVSVPDLNEDLTPPFESSRDEDNGCTLQQTVEADDDAASHDLEKNLARPHGSGGSQTWTQGPTGEVPAVDSRVDASRKRVASTNEDNHDCDSTLINGSPLRVPDASSSLDENFEYCVKVIRWLECKGHIKQEFRLKLLTWFSLRSTEQERRVVNTFIQTLIDDPSSLAGQLVDSFSDIISNKRPRTGLSNKAAAPN